One region of Salvia miltiorrhiza cultivar Shanhuang (shh) chromosome 3, IMPLAD_Smil_shh, whole genome shotgun sequence genomic DNA includes:
- the LOC131018930 gene encoding uncharacterized protein LOC131018930, with the protein MNEKIFLEIAEKIYTKIRFNSKKKASDPSKLASDLLVGGGYNEELADEWGEKREREWSGFQGGVDGGFAADEDSTAVIAVGGGCGGSERGGGGAGAGENLGGFFGGRRGKPSSRAGRTDGGGGAVEDGGQLITGDLER; encoded by the exons ATGAACGAGAAAATTTTTCTAGAAATTGCAGAGAAG ATCTACACAAAAATCAGATTTAATTCGAAGAAAAAGGCTTCAGATCCTTCGAAATTAGCTTCAGATCTCCTTGTCGGTGGTGGCTACAACGAGGAGCTTGCGGACGAGTGgggggagaagagagagagagagtggagtggGTTTCAAGGAGGGGTAGATGGGGGTTTTGCAGCAGACGAAGATTCGACCGCAGTGATAGCCGTGGGTGGAGGCTGCGGCGGGAGCGAGAGGGGAGGAGGTGGTGCTGGTGCTGGTGAGAACTTAGGTGGGTTCTTCGGCGGTAGAAGAGGGAAGCCAAGTAGTCGTGCTGGTCGAACAGATGGTGGAGGAGGCGCGGTGGAGGACGGTGGCCAACTAATCACCGGAGATTTGGAGAGATAG